A stretch of Aspergillus nidulans FGSC A4 chromosome VI DNA encodes these proteins:
- the gtb3 gene encoding glycosyltransferase family 4 protein (transcript_id=CADANIAT00010129) translates to MTQILHVSPVGWDHMKNHWWQFSRRRPEKVSPRVSAKIDGLANRHLNLANRPTGQKPSSVGIYLGGLDEHLSDYQRRFLDEWDMLIVDPYQSGVVEAVATAAGKQILGRLDLQDVASKEDAALAAIEKIDSALSQVFERSAFSGILLANWENKLSSECWASLLQAIQKLGLSVFLETAPPDFLPDRLVLQNQAISGLVVKNASILPNGQKRDYFQLQSMKSTIKAFVSEACMRDFTVVAWETIDDDASLSNAVVRRSLQWCNFYSAIPWIGCRAALKDVKLNTKLPEPLSSFSWLKEPEIMSAHDRWRANSSIEDVNGVVSSGWDELLPFFPTLSNLIASSERDNGAHEDLTMAIRDPPDWVSLTKSQTNPLSTSIGGLEYNSFGCFPLGAEATAGSFAEILKSQQRLKSLGLLHPVPLAKMQSLATLLRQFHDGFALSAWGSSDPVPGHIKELSNLAANEQLRVYLGLDSGFRKNTDIRFWGVYHMDSEGFDVFVSKKVQGLAGTVLHTYLSAKGCPRHVCFGAETALAKWTKDLVEEIGLPRRLVQDIDVLSPEERLLLLQHLSLTDAPSDLTKSICAYLQQQLIEGTSLVQLKQVNTVSYLEGSASPETLVNSRVKWYREQGCSYPSPSVCLSLFREVEATFPQILKERREADLAQISRGLCQLMQGKQVDAYTDILALALFCAARKGALDEIYQEVTDRNPLFNAHSDQAAAFAESFALGSRCESYFDISPSAFGKLLSDRFRKSYKDGDLPDWINGAPEMATSYAGAQIDVNPDDKVKPMRGYQRFTFLSVFAFPALIDIILLTLIGRGLYLSAFMTYEEQNSATTALMISLLLSGGIGTWIACGGPYYLISMAFAATNMFVFIRLIAGLAFTIAGGLIGFVVVSGVNGPRAGIVFYLYLVALTTYFSGFACLASFSYPGSTFLSGRKIIFACIPILFISPIVTTFTGHDSAIYIAVIYVFIGALILGLRSVASKWVTWYQKLRKTDDTEIRKWYVETYGNGDEKVFGGLSDPAVLKLSREALLKDVTAERNRWFFSRPTTKSTLVLELARDWEATNFLLEWYCRYADVPRPIPYSSGWNTQTKVALESLKAAQRGIRLHNAFIHWRQSSREIGCGMLYFIVALLDKWVELLSGGHLIGLSASLTTAYRMAVGFSLAYYLIGAVLIDTKAQELHSLVGSHTPVPLKTAKDIRDSQKRDVRFKRKVYWKTLGKYLMWHSWGLAFSTALVWTFQSHMEAMVMFLSYVAAYTGLLWYQYTKIFTGPHALKPLLVGSLVGLPLGIALKVCLPHFMYSQVVGLGAATWTVAFLSLIPAKMGMPKRVDSPVELGKTFHAYTAPWDDPDWSQQELQTFYESISLIPSDARLKLVPASHPGSEVKQMLISRRKEPRIEEAFPHSQELVDTALKAWEAGEVLLELVPLGSIGPNVHALSCSTSDHLKIAIAVGRGLDHRIDVSANCQVIAETLLHAVAESIMQIPHEQAVLAESLVAAGVTETTARQLREEADTPLVVRWAKKELLRQLCLGFECDFHWEKLPRAVRKALLDRCLGQPCRLSEKHYRWLEESICQFDIKDLAVHIARSNLAAAAAVSILDYANYGTGESATYKESETPAYIPYLPKQLPTVAYFIMKPLFSVYYKVAIALKFVVVALVADPEFQREYNHVMSPYPAIIRVPATFALSMVWNYAKIMQDLGLTFFLFHGRDNVKQLWDETKGMTINIKKSRYIVQSLDGTFTAFRHNQPDGGFKVYYYTGTPKTEPQGTKSLSCVSTYSKDLLLLIRQEYKGGNIVNEYHYDYRTPTKKGITLKLTDRKVPMGRRCVRGTNHLQSVQYNRKGLIEAGSYMKDGNLIRFKYHYRKNPQFGDELLRAEFALSHITCTVSWCAPPLRHPEKVDRWIPHAKVTEATFVQGPDVYEARWLYDHKFHPTIFTTLNGQKIQTPPMIEHDYLGVLAKPRLTSFVHDNPLFYCDSLSSNIFTRILGLTRKRFPVSISRARSLIWKAWKEKADFDGITVRWMDERLLRRDRTLSPYWRSRDWGDLTSAKKYLELRADTIAASADLDDGISSWTPLAVKVSDLFNFGPGGDAVVNTRSNDFGSDTEKSLHVMAADNGTWPNEGGGVSACRRDMINSLRTIKWHMICESANDFGVPKHQTEQNILSLKVIPLWGMDFLTPTHGLFRNKLDAEVESVTSANDMDIKMNFIPILTALVKGARAVHLSKADIRQATRALVNLNTFFQDSRHWTQIWNSEIVKESWRDLWLTQEMPNTMPSAEWFSTDLPTLGTLDVALELWYRYLFIFSIPIPEKIPSVFQASHHSVSASYGVVCKIKRNCTLQIWDHAIAWRETNLCLSSALCKLSPFVRNALLGLMRVTSALTLYHADIISPCADFFNPGWEVEIGTCQGTIEHRNIFRRKVDPVVNGITDMQKFAPVKEIKSERPTVTMLSHVWYAKDIKTALLAADIIINQWKFDDYHLDIYGAIDKAPTYSTECQEIIASKGLRGRVTLRGTADPMKVLESTWLFLNSSLSEGLPLALGEAALTGAPVVCTDVGASLRVLSDPDDFSRFSAVVAPNDALALARAQISMLALLGEWSQYAEDTEPAPILPSSPTPEDVAKITQRMYDKSEHRRKLGMMTRKIVQKSFSGDRYLREHEQMLWIGKSAKMMATRAPGLHEPADIATAIQQTLPIEEEVITIPRSAVHSWRSSAASGMSTLYTSYTSSTTPFSHLNPNNQPPTRSSYYAPAHTSASANLLTRPSSLYSAISNASTTDASSFLPLPNTPLPVFAPRHSFALPSAPGANGGNGGGISRPLSPAGRRSPLFTRARHSRSRSGSLSTGGREQLRGLQREDLQQYRNSDVSTIMREDFFQSSIYRGIEGGNNQV, encoded by the exons ATGACCCAAATCCTCCATGTCTCGCCCGTCGGGTGGGATCATATGAAAAATCACTGGTGGCAGTTT TCAAGGCGGCGCCCTGAGAAGGTGTCCCCCAGAGTATCCGCAAAGATCGATGGGTTGGCAAACAGGCATCTCAACTTGGCCAACCGCCCAACGGGCCAAAAGCCCTCGTCTGTCGGTATCTACTTGGGAGGCCTGGATGAGCATTTGAGCGATTATCAACGTCGCTTCCTAGATGAGTGGGATATGTTGATTGTCGATCCCTATCAGTCAGGAGTAGTCGAAGCCGTTGCAACTGCTGCAGGTAAGCAGATTCTTGGCCGACTCGATCTTCAGGATGTGGCTtccaaggaagatgcggCTCTAGCGGCAATCGAGAAGATCGACAGCGCTCTGAGTCAGGTCTTTGAGAGATCCGCCTTCAGCGGTATCTTGCTCGccaactgggagaacaaGCTCTCCTCTGAATGTTGGGCCAGCCTGCTTCAAGCCATCCAAAAGCTGGGGCTGTCAGTCTTCCTGGAGACTGCGCCTCCAGACTTCCTCCCAGACCGGCTTGTGCTACAGAACCAGGCCATCTCCGGCTTGGTCGTTAAGAACGCCAGCATCCTCCCTAATGGTCAGAAGCGGGATTACTTCCAGCTACAGAGCATGAAATCAACAATCAAGGCTTTTGTGTCTGAGGCATGCATGAGAGATTTTACAGTCGTGGCTTGGGAAACGATTGATGACGACGCCTCTCTATCGAATGCCGTGGTCCGAAGGTCGCTGCAATGGTGCAATTTCTACAGCGCGATCCCTTGGATCGGCTGTAGGGCTGCCTTGAAGGACGTCAAGCTGAATAcgaagctgccagagcctctttcttccttcagctGGCTTAAAGAGCCGGAAATCATGAGCGCGCACGATCGCTGGAGGGCCAATTCATCCATCGAAGACGTCAACGGTGTCGTCAGCAGCGGATGGGACGAGTTGCTGCCATTCTTCCCAACCTTGAGTAACCTCATTGCATCGTCAGAACGCGATAACGGCGCTCACGAGGATCTTACCATGGCAATCCGTGACCCTCCTGACTGGGTTTCTTTGACCAAGTCCCAAACCAACCCCCTCTCTACTTCTATCGGAGGACTAGAGTACAACTCGTTCGGTTGCTTTCCATTAGGCGCGGAAGCCACTGCGGGCTCCTTCGCCGAGATCCTCAAGTCCCAGCAGCGTCTCAAATCGCTCGGCCTGCTTCATCCAGTTCCTCTTGCCAAAATGCAAAGTCTGGCGACTCTCTTGCGTCAGTTTCACGACGGATTCGCGCTTTCGGCCTGGGGCTCCTCAGATCCAGTCCCTGGCCATATCAAAGAGCTTTCCAATCTTGCTGCCAATGAACAGCTTCGTGTGTATCTCGGGCTCGACTCTGGGTTCCGTAAAAATACCGATATTCGTTTCTGGGGTGTATATCACATGGACTCCGAAGGATTCGACGTATTTGTGTCGAAGAAGGTGCAAGGCCTCGCTGGCACTGTTCTGCATACTTATCTCTCTGCAAAAGGCTGCCCTCGGCATGTTTGCTTTGGAGCAGAAACTGCATTGGCCAAGTGGACCAAAGATCTCGTGGAAGAAATTGGCTTGCCTCGTCGCCTGGTGCAAGATATCGACGTCCTGAGTCCCGAGGAACGacttctgctcctgcagcaCCTATCTCTGACAGATGCACCAAGTGACCTAACCAAGTCGATTTGCGCGTacctccagcagcagctcatAGAAGGGACATCTCTCGTACAACTTAAGCAGGTCAACACAGTCTCATATCTTGAAGGGTCTGCATCTCCGGAGACATTAGTGAATTCTCGCGTGAAATGGTACCGAGAACAAGGCTGCAGCTATCCTTCGCCCTCGGTATGCCTGTCTCTCTTCCGTGAGGTCGAGGCGACCTTCCCTCAGATCCTCAAGGAGCGCCGCGAAGCCGATCTTGCTCAGATCTCGCGTGGTTTGTGCCAGTTGATGCAAGGTAAACAAGTCGACGCTTATACTGATATCTTGGCCCTTGCGCTGTTTTGCGCTGCGCGAAAAGGAGCCCTTGATGAAATCTATCAGGAGGTGACTGATCGGAACCCATTGTTCAATGCTCATTCCGATCAGGCCGCTGCCTTCGCCGAATCCTTTGCTCTTGGATCTCGCTGCGAGTCCTATTTTGACATCTCACCCAGCGCTTTCGGAAAATTACTGTCTGATCGGTTCCGCAAGAGCTACAAGGACGGAGACCTTCCGGACTGGATCAACGGCGCTCCAGAGATGGCTACATCGTATGCCGGCGCCCAGATCGATGTCAATCCTGATGATAAAGTCAAGCCAATGCGCGGATATCAGCGGTTCACCTTCCTCAGTGTCTTTGCCTTCCCGGCCTTGATCGATATCATTCTCCTTACCCTCATTGGACGTGGACTGTACCTCTCAGCCTTCATGACTTACGAAGAGCAAAATAGCGCCACCACTGCCTTGATGATTTCGCTACTGTTGTCTGGAGGCATTGGTACCTGGATTGCTTGCGGTGGCCCCTACTACCTCATTTCGATGGCTTTTGCTGCAACGAACATGTTCGTCTTCATCAGGCTTATTGCCGGTCTAGCATTCACTATCGCCGGTGGCCTCATTGGATTTGTTGTGGTGTCAGGCGTGAATGGCCCACGGGCTGGAATTGTCTTTTACCTCTATCTTGTCGCCTTGACCACCTACTTCTCCGGATTTGCCTGTCTCGCGAGCTTCAGCTATCCCGGCTCTACTTTCCTGTCTGGGCGCAAAATCATTTTCGCATGCATCCCCATTCTGTTCATCTCGCCCATTGTTACCACCTTTACCGGCCACGACTCTGCGATCTACATTGCGGTCATCTATGTTTTCATCGGAGCTCTGATATTGGGTCTGCGAAGTGTCGCTTCAAAATGGGTAACCTGGTACCAAAAACTGAGGAAAACAGATGACACAGAAATCCGGAAATGGTACGTCGAAACATATGGAAACGGAGATGAGAAGGTATTTGGAGGTCTCAGCGACCCAGCCGTGTTGAAGCTGTCGAGGGAGGCACTCCTGAAAGATGTAACAGCAGAGCGTAACCgctggttcttcagcaggcCTACGACAAAAAGCACCCTTGTTCTTGAGCTCGCCcgggactgggaagccacgAACTTCCTCCTCGAGTGGTATTGCAGATACGCAGATGTTCCCAGACCGATTCCCTATAGCTCGGGGTGGAACACGCAGACCAAGGTTGCACTAGAGTCTCTCAAGGCTGCCCAACGGGGTATCCGCTTGCACAACGCTTTTATCCATTGGCGTCAATCAAGCAGGGAAATCGGCTGTGGAATGCTCTACTTCATCGTCGCCCTTCTGGACAAGTGGGTGGAACTTCTCAGCGGTGGCCACCTTATCGGTCTCTCAGCGTCCTTGACGACGGCTTACCGAATGGCAGTCGGTTTTTCGTTGGCCTACTACTTGATTGGGGCTGTGTTGATTGACACCAAAGCTCAAGAGCTTCACAGCCTTGTTGGAAGCCATACCCCGGTGCCTCTCAAAACCGCTAAAGATATTCGAGACTCGCAGAAGCGAGACGTGAGGTTCAAGAGAAAGGTCTACTGGAAGACACTTGGCAAGTATCTTATGTGGCATTCATGGGGCCTTGCTTTCTCAACAGCCCTTGTATGGACGTTCCAGTCGCACATGGAGGCAATGGTCATGTTCCTCTCGTACGTTGCGGCGTACACCGGCTTGCTCTGGTACCAGTACACGAAAATATTTACTGGCCCTCATGCGCTGAAGCCGCTGTTGGTTGGCTCTCTCGTCGGCCTACCGCTTGGTATCGCGCTGAAGGTCTGCCTTCCGCACTTCATGTACTCGCAAGTGGTCGGCCTAGGAGCCGCCACATGGACAGTCGCATTCCTCTCGCTCATACCGGCCAAGATGGGAATGCCTAAGCGCGTCGACTCCCCGGTAGAGCTTGGCAAGACGTTCCACGCTTACACCGCACCCTGGGACGATCCCGACTGGAgccagcaggagctgcaaACATTTTACGAAAGCATTTCTCTCATTCCCTCGGACGCTCGTCTCAAGCTTGTGCCGGCTAGTCACCCAGGATCAGAGGTGAAGCAAATGCTTATCTCGCGGAGAAAAGAGCCGAGAATTGAGGAAGCGTTCCCCCACTCCCAGGAACTTGTCGATACGGCGCTGAAAGCCTGGGAGGCTGGCGAGGTCTTGCTTGAGCTAGTTCCTCTAGGCTCAATTGGGCCTAATGTTCACGCACTGAGCTGTAGCACTTCTGACCATCTGAAGATTGCTATCGCTGTGGGAAGAGGACTAGACCATCGCATCGACGTTAGTGCCAACTGCCAGGTCATTGCCGAGACTCTTCTCCACGCTGTTGCCGAGTCGATAATGCAAATACCCCATGAACAGGCAGTGCTCGCTGAGTCGCTTGTGGCTGCTGGTGTGACGGAAACCACCGCCCGCCAGCTGCGCGAGGAAGCTGACACGCCTCTTGTTGTACGCTGGGCCAAGAAAGAGCTTCTGCGCCAATTATGCTTGGGCTTCGAATGTGACTTTCACTGGGAGAAGCTGCCCAGGGCCGTTAGAAAGGCTCTTCTTGATCGTTGCCTTGGCCAACCATGTCGACTTTCCGAAAAGCACTACCGGTGGCTTGAGGAGAGCATCTGTCAATTCGACATCAAAGATCTAGCGGTCCACATCGCCCGCAGcaatcttgcagctgcagcggccGTCAGTATCCTGGATTATGCCAACTACGGAACAGGTGAATCGGCGACTTACAAGGAGTCCGAGACACCCGCATATATCCCTTACCTGCCCAAGCAACTTCCGACAGTGGCTTACTTTATCATGAAACCGCTGTTCTCGGTGTACTATAAGGTTGCTATCGCTCTCAAATTCGTGGTTGTCGCCTTAGTTGCCGATCCGGAGTTCCAGCGAGAGTACAATCATGTTATGAGTCCTTATCCCGCCATCATTCGGGTGCCGGCTACATTCGCGCTGAGCATGGTCTGGAATTATGCCAAAATCATGCAAGACTTGGGGCTTACATTCTTCCTATTCCATGGTCGTGACAATGTCAAGCAGCTCTGGGATGAGACAAAGGGTATGACAATcaacatcaagaagagcaGGTACATCGTGCAGAGTCTCGATGGGACATTCACAGCTTTCCGGCACAATCAACCAGATGGGGGATTCAAAGTCTACTACTACACTGGGACTCCCAAGACAGAGCCGCAGGGAACGAAGAGCCTCAGCTGTGTCAGTACATACTCGAAAGacctcctgctgctcattCGCCAAGAGTACAAAGGTGGTAACATTGTCAACGAATACCACTATGATTACCGCACCCCGACGAAGAAGGGTATCACCCTGAAGTTGACTGACAGGAAGGTCCCAATGGGCCGACGATGCGTGCGCGGGACAAACCATCTCCAGAGCGTACAGTACAATCGTAAAGGACTCATCGAGGCTGGCTCTTACATGAAGGACGGCAATCTCATCCGCTTCAAGTACCACTACCGAAAGAATCCCCAGTTTGGCGATGAGCTGCTCCGGGCTGAGTTCGCCTTGTCGCATATTACCTGCACTGTGTCGTGGTGTGCACCGCCGCTCCGCCACCCTGAGAAAGTCGACCGGTGGATTCCTCATGCAAAGGTCACCGAGGCGACCTTTGTCCAGGGCCCTGACGTCTACGAGGCACGCTGGCTGTACGATCACAAGTTCCACCCGACCATCTTCACTACGCTCAACGGACAGAAGATCCAGACCCCGCCGATGATCGAGCATGATTATCTTGGAGTTCTAGCAAAACCCAGGCTCACGAGCTTTGTGCATGACAATCCTCTGTTCTATTGTGACAGTCTCAGCTCTAACATCTTTACCCGGATTCTTGGATTGACGAGGAAACGCTTCCCAGTTTCAATTTCGCGTGCTCGTTCACTTATCTGGAAAGCTTGGAAAGAGAAAGCTGACTTTGACGGGATCACCGTGCGCTGGATGGACGAACGGTTGCTGCGAAGAGACAGGACACTATCGCCATACTGGCGCAGCCGTGACTGGGGTGATCTTACATCAGCAAAGAAATACCTCGAGCTCAGGGCTGATACCATTGCGGCGAGCGCAGATCTTGACGATGGCATTTCCAGCTGGACACCCTTGGCTGTCAAAGTTAGCGATCTCTTCAACTTCGGTCCCGGAGGTGACGCTGTGGTCAACACGAGGTCCAACGACTTTGGATCGGACACAGAGAAGTCCCTTCATGTCATGGCGGCGGATAATGGTACTTGGCCCAACGAAGGAGGTGGTGTTTCTGCTTGTCGGCGGGACATGATCAACTCTCTGCGCACAATCAAGTGGCATATGATCTGCGAGTCGGCGAACGATTTCGGCGTGCCGAAGCATCAGACGGAGCAGAACATTCTCTCGCTCAAGGTGATTCCGCTATGGGGAATGGACTTCCTTACACCAACGCACGGCCTCTTCAGGAACAAATTGGACGCGGAGGTTGAGAGCGTCACGTCTGCGAATGATATGGATATCAAGATGAACTTTATTCCCATCCTAACAGCCCTCGTCAAGGGAGCCCGTGCCGTGCATTTGTCCAAGGCCGATATCCGCCAGGCGACTAGGGCTTTGGTCAATCTCAACACGTTCTTCCAGGACTCGCGGCACTGGACACAGATTTGGAACAGCGAGATCGTCAAGGAGAGCTGGCGGGATCTGTGGCTTACCCAGGAGATGCCGAACACGATGCCTTCGGCTGAATGGTTCAGCACTGACTTGCCCACGTTGGGAACCCTCGACGTCGCGCTTGAGCTTTGGTACCGCTATCTGTTCATTTTCTCGATCCCCATCCCCGAGAAGATTCCCAGCGTTTTCCAAGCGTCTCACCATAGTGTAAGTGCTTCGTATGGTGTTGTATGCAAGATCAAGAGAAATTGCACGCTGCAGATCTGGGATCATGCGATCGCCTGGCGTGAGACGAACCTGTGCCTCTCGTCCGCTCTTTGCAAGCTTTCCCCGTTTGTTCGAAATGCGCTACTCGGTCTGATGCGAGTCACATCCGCTCTCACTTTGTATCATGCCGATATTATCTCCCCGTGCGCCGACTTCTTCAACCCAGGCTGGGAAGTCGAGATTGGAACATGTCAAGGCACGATTGAGCACCGCAACATCTTCCGCCGCAAGGTCGACCCAGTCGTCAATGGTATCACCGACATGCAGAAGTTCGCCCCAGTTAAGGAGATCAAATCCGAGCGGCCTACAGTGACGATGCTTTCGCACGTCTGGTACGCCAAGGACATCAAGACCGCGCTTCTCGCCGcagacatcatcatcaaccagtGGAAGTTCGATGACTACCACCTCGATATCTACGGTGCAATCGACAAGGCCCCTACTTACTCCACCGAATGCCAGGAAATCATCGCCTCCAAGGGTCTCCGAGGACGAGTGACCCTGCGCGGCACAGCTGACCCCATGAAAGTCCTCGAGAGCACCtggctcttcctcaactctTCCCTGTCTGAAGGTCTCCCACTCGCTCTCGGCGAAGCAGCCCTAACTGGTGCGCCAGTGGTTTGCACTGACGTGGGCGCCTCCCTTCGCGTCCTCAGCGACCCAGATGACTTCTCCCGTTTCAGCGCCGTCGTCGCCCCCAACGACGCACTGGCGCTCGCCAGGGCCCAGATTTCCATGCTCGCCCTCCTCGGCGAATGGTCTCAGTACGCCGAAGACACCGAGCCCGCCCCTATTCTTCCATCATCACCCACGCCCGAAGACGTCGCAAAGATCACCCAGCGCATGTACGACAAGTCGGAGCACCGCCGCAAACTGGGAATGATGACCCGCAAGATCGTCCAGAAGTCTTTCAGCGGTGACCGCTACCTCCGCGAGCACGAGCAGATGCTCTGGATTGGCAAGTCCGCGAAAATGATGGCCACGCGTGCCCCCGGCCTCCACGAGCCGGCAGACATCGCAACAGCCATCCAGCAGACCCTCCCCATCGAAGAGGaagtcatcaccatccccCGCAGCGCCGTACACTCCTGGCGCTCGTCCGCGGCCTCTGGTATGTCCACCCTGTACACGAGCTACACTAGCTCCACCACTCCCTTCTCCCACTTGAACCCCAACAACCAACCACCCACCCGCTCAAGCTATTACGCTCCTGCACACACATCCGCATCCGCCAACCTCCTCACCCGCCCATCCTCCCTCTactccgccatctccaaCGCTTCCACAACGgacgcctcctccttcctGCCGCTCCCCAACACCCCCCTTCCCGTTTTTGCCCCGCGGCACTCCTTCGCCCTTCCCTCTGCTCCCGGTGCCAATGGCGGAAACGGAGGCGGGATTTCACGCCCCCTATCGCCTGCAGGTCGAAGGTCCCCGCTCTTCACGCGCGCTCGCCATTCGCGATCACGCTCCGGTAGTCTCTCTACGGGCGGGCGGGAGCAGCTCCGCGGCCTACAAAGGGAGGATCTGCAGCAGTATCGCAATTCCGACGTTAGCACCATCATGAGGGAGGACTTCTTCCAGTCGAGTATCTACCGCGGGATCGAGGGTGGAAATAACCAGGTTTAA